A single window of Balaenoptera acutorostrata chromosome X, mBalAcu1.1, whole genome shotgun sequence DNA harbors:
- the LOC103004907 gene encoding melanoma-associated antigen B16-like has product MSRPLTSASRAQGCEGFNLRRRLQSAARGAPGAARCQVVNLIAHRPVHVLLLPTRVIMSQLRPQYSYDQCHQTFSESQGLEVTQVSKALEETQLSSHPLMPGDLKEASGACIPSTPQGPQNFCSSSIAIKATSPTKSDEGSNSQEREYTLSTSQAVLDPKNVPIDALDKQVAMLVNFLLFKYQMKEPITKADMLKVVIKEWEVHFPEILLRASERMEMIFGLDLMEVDHTNHHYGLVIKLGLTYDGMLHVERGVPKTGLLILTLSVIFMKGNRATEDEVWEVLKVTGLYSGMKHFIFGEPRELITKEFVKEKYLEYRQVANTDPAQFEFLWGPRAHAETTKMKVLEFLAKVHGTDPSSFPPQYEEALQDERERARARISGRAPLLL; this is encoded by the exons ATGTCACGCCCCCTGACTTCCGCCTCCAGAGCGCAGGGCTGCGAGGGCTTTAATCTGAGGCGCAGGCTCCAGTCAGCAGCGCGAGGAGCCCCAGGTGCTGCTAGGTGTCAG GTGGTGAATCTCATTGCCCACCGTCCTGTCCACGTACTGCTGCTACCCACAAGAGTCATCATGTCTCAGCTGCGTCCTCAATACTCATATGATCAATGCCATCAGACCTTCAGTGAGTCCCAGGGTCTGGAGGTTACACAGGTCTCCAAGGCTCTGGAGGAGACCCAACTCTCCTCCCATCCTCTAATGCCTGGCGATTTGAAGGAGGCTTCTGGTGCTTGTATACCCAGCACTCCTCAGGGTCCTCAGAATTTCTGCTCCTCTTCCATTGCTATCAAAGCCACCTCACCCACCAAATCGGATGAGGGATCCAACAGCCAAGAAAGAGAGTATACTCTGAGCACCTCACAGGCTGTGCTAGACCCCAAGAATGTGCCCATAGATGCTCTAGATAAGCAAGTAGCTATGTTGGTAAATTTCTTGCTGTTCAAGTATCAAATGAAAGAGCCAATAACAAAGGCAGATATGTTGAAGGTTGTCATCAAGGAGTGGGAAGTCCACTTTCCTGAGATCCTCCTGAGAGCCTCTGAGCGCATGGAGATGATCTTTGGCCTTGATCTGATGGAAGTGGATCACACCAATCACCACTATGGCCTTGTCATCAAATTGGGCCTCACCTATGATGGGATGCTGCATGTTGAAAGAGGCGTGCCCAAGACCGGCCTCCTGATCCTTACCCTGAGTGTGATCTTCATGAAGGGCAACCGTGCTACCGAAGACGAAGTCTGGGAAGTTCTGAAGGTGACCGGGTTATATTCTGGGATGAAGCACTTCATCTTTGGGGAGCCCAGGGAGCTCATCACCAAAGAATTCGTGAAGGAAAAATACCTGGAGTACCGGCAGGTGGCCAACACTGATCCTGCGCAATTTGAGTTCCTGTGGGGCCCCAGAGCCCACGCTGAAACCACCAAGATGAAGGTCCTGGAGTTTCTGGCCAAGGTTCATGGGACTGACCCAAGTTCTTTCCCACCTCAGTATGAGGAGGCTTTGcaagatgaaagagagagagcccGAGCCAGAATTTCAGGCAGGGCTCCTCTCCTTCTGTAG